A window of Syntrophaceae bacterium genomic DNA:
GAGAGGGTCTCGATCCGGCGGTCCATGACGCCCTGCAGCGAGCTGATGGCGGCCACGCGCTCGATCTCGGATTTGTCGCGGGTCCCGTTGATGCCCCTGACGTCGCAGACGAACTGCAGGAACCACCGCGGGGTCATCTCCCCGTAGAAGGGGCACTTCTCCGACACGTAGCCCAGCACGCGGCGCACCTCGACCGGCTGGCTCCGGATGTCGAACCCCCCGACGCTGGCCGTCCCGCTGTCGGGCTCGATGAAGCACGACAGGATGCGCAGGGTCGTCGTCTTGCCGGCGCCGTTGGGTCCGATGAAGCCCACGATGTCGCCCTTCTTCGCCTCGAAGGAGACATCGTCGAGGGCGACGACGTCGCCGTAGGTTTTGCGGAGATTCTTGACGTCGATCATGCACGTATCCGGACGCAGCAGTTCCCGGAGACATATTGCAAAAGACCTGCCAAACTCTGCGGCTTTTTCGTTGCCGGGACGGGGGCCTTGTGGTAGAAGCGTGCCGATGCTGAACGTGGGGCTGACAGGGGGGATCGCAACGGGCAAGTCGACGGTGGTCCGGATGCTCGTGAAAAGGGGCGCGCGGGTCATCGATCACGACGCCCTCGTCCATGCCCTGCAGGAGCCGGGCCGGCCCGTGTGGCAGCGGATTGTCGAGGCCTTCGGCCGCGGGATCCTCGACGCAGGCGGGCGGATCGACCGCAAGAAGCTCGGAAGCCTCGTCTTCGAAAGCGAGGATCGCCGGAGGCTCCTCGAGAGCATCGTGCACCCGGCCGTTCTCGAGGAGGCGGCACGCGAGCGCGAGCGGATCGGGCGGGAAGACGGGCAGGCGATCGTCCTGTCCGACATCCCGCTGCTTCTCGAGGTGGGGATGCAGGGGCTCTTCGACCTCATCCTGCTGGTCTACGCCCCCCCGGAGGTGCAGATCGCCCGGGTCATGAAGCGAAACCGCCTGACCCGGGACGAGGCTTTGGCGAGGCTTGCGGCCCAGATGCCCATCGACGAAAAGCTCGAACGGGCCGACGTGGTGATCCGAAACGACGGCACGATGCGGGAGCTCGAAGAGCGCGTCGACGAGGTGTGGCAGGAGCTGCTTCTGCGCGAGCGGGAGAAAAGGCTGCGGGCGGGCGGGTGAGGCCGGCTGCCCGGGGAAGGGAACCCCCGGCGGGTGCTCGACCGCCAGGGGGTTTTTTTTACGCCTTCTTGGCGTTCTTGCTCCGGTACAGGCGCTCGTCGGCCTTCTTCAGCAGGGCGGCGGCGTCGGCCAGCCCGGCGTCGGCCGTGGTGGCGATGCCGCAGCTCACCGAGACGGGGATCACGTGCCCCCCGTGGGCCAGGTGCGTGGAGAGGAAGAAGGTCTGCAGGCGGTCGACGAAGCGGTACGCCCGGTCGGCGCCCGTGTTCGGCAGGATGACAACGAACTCGTCCCCGGCGAACCGGGCGACCACGTCGCTCTGGCGGCTCATGGCGACGAGACGGCCGCCCACCCACTTGAGCACCTCGTCGCCCGTGTCGTGGCCGTAGCGGTCGTTGATGTCCTTGAACCGGTCGATGTCGAGGAACACGACGGCGAGGTCCGTCCCGTAGCGCCGCGCCCGGTCGAACTCCCGGCGCAGGACCTGCTCCATCACCCGCCGGTTCAGCAGGTCCGTCAGGGGGTCCCGGAAGGCCAGCATGGCGAGCTTCTCGTGGGCCATCACGTTGGCCAGGCAGATGGAGACCTTCACGGCGAGCTGCCTGAGCAGGCTCGTCTCCATCCCCGGGGCGTAGCGCTCGGGCGATTCGTCCCCCAGGTTGAGGCTCCCGATGGCCCTGCCCTCGTAGGTGAGGGGCACGACGGCCAGCGATCCCGGCGGGAGGCGGGTCCCCTCCGGCATCAGGGGCGCAAAGCGCCCCAGGCTCTCGTTGGCCAGGATGGGCGCGGCGCCGTCCCCGACGATTTCCCTGAAGGTCCCCGCGTCGACCACCTTGAGCCTCTCCTCGAAGGTGCCTCCCGGGGTCATGCGGTCCAGGAGCCGCCACACGTCGTTGTCCTCCGTCATGGCGATCCAGACGCGGGGGACGCTGAACTTGTCGCGGATCTCGGTGAGGAGTTTCTCGAAGAGATCGCGGAAGTTGTGGATCGTGAGGATGCTCGTCTCGATCTCGAAGAACTTGCGGGCGACCTCCTCGTTGCGGCAGATGACCTGCAGAATCTCCTTCACGTCGTTCATGGAAGACCCTGATCCTCCCCGGGCGGGTTTTCTGTGCGGGCATGCATACTCGATCGCGCCGCCGATGACAATGAAAAAGTTCGCCCGCCCGCAAAAAAGCCCCCTGCCGGACGGGCAGGGGGCCTTGCGTTGCGTGGCGGAAGACTACTTCCTGAGCGCCTCGAGAATCTTCGGCACCACGTCGTAGAGATCGCCCACGATCCCGAAGTCGGAAAGCGCGAAGATGGGCGCGTTCTCGTCCTTGTTGACGGCGCAGACGACCTTTGCGCCGCGCACGCCCGTCATGTGCTGCACCTGGCCCGAGACGCCGAGCCCGACGTAGAGCTCCGGCTTGACCTGCACGCCCGAGAGCCCGATGCAGAGATCCTCGGGGAGCCAGTGCAGCTCCTCCGTGACGGGGCGCGTTGCGCCGAGCTCGCCGCCCAGCGCGTCGGCCAGCTCCCGGGCGAGCGCGAGGTCTTCCCTCTTGTCGAACCCGCGGCCGGCGCAGACGATGACCCGGGCCTCGGTGATGTCCTTCGCCACCTTCTCCTTCGGCTTGCGCTCCACGATCTTGACTGCCGACGGGGGCGGGGCGGGCAGCTCCCGCGTCCTGCCCTGCCTCCCCTCCTGGGGCGCGGCGGGCTCGACACTGCGCGGGGGGACCGTGACGATGACGGGCTTGGCCGGGGCGGCGAGTTTCTGGATCGCGGCGCCCCCGTAGGCGAGGCGCTCCATGACGAGCGATCCCGACCCCCTGTCG
This region includes:
- a CDS encoding dephospho-CoA kinase; translated protein: MLNVGLTGGIATGKSTVVRMLVKRGARVIDHDALVHALQEPGRPVWQRIVEAFGRGILDAGGRIDRKKLGSLVFESEDRRRLLESIVHPAVLEEAARERERIGREDGQAIVLSDIPLLLEVGMQGLFDLILLVYAPPEVQIARVMKRNRLTRDEALARLAAQMPIDEKLERADVVIRNDGTMRELEERVDEVWQELLLREREKRLRAGG
- a CDS encoding sensor domain-containing diguanylate cyclase, whose amino-acid sequence is MNDVKEILQVICRNEEVARKFFEIETSILTIHNFRDLFEKLLTEIRDKFSVPRVWIAMTEDNDVWRLLDRMTPGGTFEERLKVVDAGTFREIVGDGAAPILANESLGRFAPLMPEGTRLPPGSLAVVPLTYEGRAIGSLNLGDESPERYAPGMETSLLRQLAVKVSICLANVMAHEKLAMLAFRDPLTDLLNRRVMEQVLRREFDRARRYGTDLAVVFLDIDRFKDINDRYGHDTGDEVLKWVGGRLVAMSRQSDVVARFAGDEFVVILPNTGADRAYRFVDRLQTFFLSTHLAHGGHVIPVSVSCGIATTADAGLADAAALLKKADERLYRSKNAKKA
- a CDS encoding electron transfer flavoprotein subunit alpha/FixB family protein → MPGVWVVAETREQAHELLGAARSLAPDLGAAVTAVVPRGSATPGECIARGADEVLVLADLAPGEPFGAHLPVIEQEARGGSPDLVLFSATARGKETAARLAARLGAGLCSACTSLAFDRGSGSLVMERLAYGGAAIQKLAAPAKPVIVTVPPRSVEPAAPQEGRQGRTRELPAPPPSAVKIVERKPKEKVAKDITEARVIVCAGRGFDKREDLALARELADALGGELGATRPVTEELHWLPEDLCIGLSGVQVKPELYVGLGVSGQVQHMTGVRGAKVVCAVNKDENAPIFALSDFGIVGDLYDVVPKILEALRK
- a CDS encoding ABC transporter ATP-binding protein, with translation MIDVKNLRKTYGDVVALDDVSFEAKKGDIVGFIGPNGAGKTTTLRILSCFIEPDSGTASVGGFDIRSQPVEVRRVLGYVSEKCPFYGEMTPRWFLQFVCDVRGINGTRDKSEIERVAAISSLQGVMDRRIETLSKGYQRRLGLAQSLLGDPPVLLLDEPLSGLDPNQKQEIIELIRFMAADKCFILSTHVMEELETICNRAILISKGRIVADSTPQDFKEKGQGKIDAFFRRVTNGS